The genomic segment agatagatataaATAGTTGGATAGATAGATATTTAGATCTCTCATTGTGATTTGTCATTGGCAACTTGCATGTCGCATTTTCATGCCATGATTTATCTTTGATCTTATGTTTATGAATGACATCCGAGTCTAGCTTATATGGTATATGAAATCCTTTGGTCCAATTTTCGTGGGGTATGATCAATGTTttgttattatgaaaaaaatgtctaaaattttaatttcatttgtgCCTTTGTGggaaatttttaatattgcaGTTCAGCTGAAGATACATCTAATCTTACTTTCTGCATCCTTATCTATATAGACTCTGTCTTACTGGAGGAAAAGAAGTTCATAATGCCATAGTGAGCAGCCTGCAAGATTTAGCAACCGCTTTTTCAAGCTATGAAGATGAAGTACTGGTAAGCATGATTTTTATTTCCCTCGTATCTATGGACATAGGTATTGCTCAGAAGTAAATGCTTCCTCTGTTTTCTCCTCTCTTTGATTAATTGTATTTTTGGTGTTTAGTTGTGACTTCACAAAATCTTGGAAGGCTGTTTTATGTGTAGACCATTTGTTAATCAGTATATGAATTTGAACTGAACTTTAAATTTTGGGAGTGCACATTTTTAATACCTTGATAGCATTTTCCTTGACTAAGTTTTGAGTTTTGGTTTTAAACATTTGAATTCTGAAACGAGGAACCTAactttattttgttgaaaagactaataaaataaaataaattatctggAAACATTCTACCTTAAATAATGTATTAGTGATGTTAATGTTAATAGTACTAAATTACTTTTGAGAACCAAATTGGGAAGTTGTCCTTTCTCCCAAACATGGTTATCCTTCTTAAAGAACTGAATTTATCTTTATGTAAATAGGAAAATGTGTCATATTTCATTGCTGAAAGTTAGGTTGAATCAtcattgattttaaataaagcACTGTATGGTATCATCACCACACATTTTCAGCAAGCGTAATAATCCTGTTTCAGATCTTTCATTGCATTATCATTCACATagtcaattttttctttctcatatatcaattttaaaccgTGACTTAATTTTACagttaatgatatattttataacttattaAAATGGAGAAAATgggattaaaataataattttataacttcaaTTATGGATTTTTATATCCATAtctaatcataatttaaaaGGCGACCTGAATGTAAGTGTTAAATGAAAGTAATTGAAATGAAATGTAGTCCTCTGTAGACAACTCAGTAGATAGAGTCGAGACATTAAACTTTGAAATTCACTTTGCTGCCATTTCATTTCAATTGATCATCTCTCAGTGGGGCCTCGAATGTCTTCTCCTCTTAAACTTGCTCTTTATGCATTCAATAAGATTGTTATATATGTTTACCTTTTTCATTAGGTGAAGCGAGAGGAATTGCTTCAATTTGCACAAGGTGCCATCACTGGGTTGAAAATCAATTCTGATGTTGCAAGGTCAGTGTGAAGACATGGGTTTCCTTTGTCATTTTCTTTGTTCCTAGCTGGTAGACAACCAAGTCTGACACTGATCTTAAGTTCAAATATCAAAATCTATAACTTTTGTTGTCATATTTCTGAAGATTTGGTCTTTAAATTAGCCAAATAATGTCTGGCAATTCATGTAGCCACCTCACCTTGTAGCACAGTTGATATATAAATTGTGTTGTAATAAATTGTTTATGAATTTGGTTATTAGCCTTTTTCTCTAAGTGATTTATATAGATAATCCCatttaattaatgaaacaaTTTATGTGACAATTTTTCTAATAAGGATAATGTTGCTCCAGAGAACATCATGATCTGAATGCTTTGTAGCTCTGATCTTATACAATGCCTGAATAATTTATAGGTAGGATTTCAACAGTAGTAACTTTGGGTGGAAAATGTCTTTTCCTATTGCAGTAGGTGATGGGATTGTAATCTTGTACCTCCCTCCAGCATCAGGCCTCCATTATGTTCGATTTAGGGGAAAGTGGTTGgcaatgaaatgaaaaaataggGGTATGCGGATTACTGTTGTATGATGGATGGAATTTAGTAAATACATAAAAGTGATAACGGAGCAAAACCCACATCATCCGTAATAGAAAAAAGATAATAAGAAACATTGAGCCTCAAGAGGTTAAAAACTGCAATGAAGCTGTCATAAACTTCTGGACAGCACTCAAAGAGACTCAGAGGTTACAACTTAAACACTATCGTATTCCATATTGTCAATTAGGCTAGGCAACTGGAGCAGGGACAGAACCACATTGATTTGAGATGGAGcacaaatatgtttttttagcAGATGAACAACTAAAAAAGTGAAATTCAACAAAAGTGATTACTttgagaaatatatatttattggcATTGACTAGGAACATATTATTCAAAGATTTCACGGCGTGAGACCTCTCTGTCTCCCCCTTGTTATTTACTTCAACTTAcaattattaactttatttcatTCTTCAACTTAcaattattaactttatttcatTATCCTTAATGAATGTCATGATGCTTTGGATTTATGTAATAAGCATAACCAGTCACTACAGCTCTACAAAGTTAACTGATATATTCCTTTAACTAATatcaaagaaaaatgaaataaaatggcACGGTCACTACTATAGAAGATAAACCAAATTCAATAATTTCTGTTCTTCCAGGCTTAAGCTTTTGGTATTGTTCTATTTTTGGATGGTTTTACATTTGAATTTGATTATATCTTTATTATAAGTCAATCATTTTATGTCAGTTATAAAATACTGATCCATTTTAAAGATACTTTTAATGATAATATCTGAAATAATCTTATTGAATGTCTAATATTACACAGCAGGATTTGTTGTTGCTTTTGGATCAAGTTGAAATATTTCTCTTTGCTTgtgaattattaatttttttataatgttctATTTAGTGTGTACTTTTCATATATTACTTTAGTTGTTATCAGCAGATCCATGTTGTTATAATATAATGTGAGAAAACTGCCTGCAATCTACCTCAAGTCATGTCTCGTTTTCCTTATTGACTGCAGAATAGATTCCGAAGCCTCTACTCTTAAGAAAAAGCTCACTGAGATAATAACTTCAAAGGGGTCTGTAAACAAAGTTGATTTTAAAGCTGCCGAGGAAACAACATCAACTCTAGAGGTTTGTTTTTGTCATCACTTCCTCTTCAAAGCCTTTCACTGCCAGTAATGAATTTTTTCATCGACTAATATAGTAATAATATGAGACAAGCTTATCTGAAACTTTTATTGAGTCAGCCATTTTTTATTAGTCGAGTATGCTGCTGCTCCCATTATTGTTTCTTGTTATGAgcttattttcatgttttttgaAGAAGCGGTGTTGGTAGACTGTAAATTCCTTGGTTCTTTACTGTGATTGATTCTTAATTGAACTGTGATGCTTTCATACTTTCTGGCTTGAGCATTTTTGGTTTACTTACCAACTATCATGACAACCGAAATGGAGTGTGGTTGAATAGAGtgcatgcattgaatgagtggGTGAAGTGGTGGAATATTCGTATACATGAGTTTAGAAGTGCTCCTTCAATTGCTTTTCATTTAACAATTCATGCTTATAtgcattttcaatttctttcatgagaatttgtgaaagggaaaaaaaaaagaaataaaaaaacaattattgaaTCTTGTAATTtgtattgataaaaaatttcatagaTTCATTCATGTGTAGTGAGATTCAAAGTCATTTGCGATTCATCTTATGATATGGTGAAGTGCGAGGTAGCCAAATTACATTCTAAGTTTAAGATTCTAATCACTATGTTGTAATTTAATatagatttatatataataatttactttttattatatttgtgtaGACCATTCTGTGTTAGAGAGTGGATTATAAACCAACCAATAATTTTGCAGGCTTTGAAAATTGCCCTTGCTCAAATTAGAATCTGTTCCAAACTGGAAGCATTATtgctgaagaaaaaaaatttaagcaaTGGAGACTCCCCTGAAGTTCATGCTCAAAAGGTACATTTCttcctttattattttctttgggaAGGGTCGGAGAAAGGAAAACAAGAGGTAAGAATTATATTTCCTGATatgaaaaactaatattttggAGCAATTAAAATTGGAATGGTTTACCTGGAGttcaccaaaataaaaatttattcactGATTAAAAGGAGagaaactgaaaaaataaaaatagaaagattttttagcatttttaattttcataattaccTTTCTCTAGTTTGTCAATCATATGAAAAAGATGTTTACTAGAGGTACAGATTATATTTCCTTGCATGAAAAACTGATTTTATGGCTAAGAAAATTGGAACGGCTTACCTTGAGTTcaccaaaatagaaaaattgaatcaCTCAGAGAACGTGgagaaacagaaaagaaaattagaaggATTTGTAACATTTCTAAACTCCATAGTTACCCTTCTCTAGTTGTCAAtcatatcaacaaaatattacgggtaatttttaattctattatttattttattctttccatTAACTTGACATTATAGAAAAGTAAACATTAATTCTCTACATTTTGTTATCAGGTTGTATTCAAATTGCAAAACAATAAACTACCAGGTGTCCTAGTTTGGATCTAACTATTATTTTAGAGTGAATGAGATGGTAGAAGTAGAACTTACATTTGGGGTTATTCTGCTTTGAAATGTTCTCAGTCTTATTCACTGAATGTAGTTCCTTGTTTTCTGTCGTTCTGTCTATTATGTTCCCCATATTTCTGGTAATATGTTTTGATTGTTCTATCCATGTCAATACTGTTGTGCTTAAGTAGGTTGATAAGCTGAAGGTTTTGACGGAATCTCTTGCCAACTCTGCTGTAAAAGCTGAAAAACGTATTTTAGATAACAGGTAGCCTGTCATAATATTATCTTCTCTTATACTCCCGTCTTTACTTTTTGTCATCTGAATTCATAGTTTTATACTCACCGGACAAATAGGTTTTGTTGAATGTACTTTATTTAGCATTTTgctttatagtttttattttcagtttccGATCAATAAATCTGTTTTATTTGTAAGTGGGTTTAAACATGCCAGACGTATATCCATTCATTAGGAAATTGTAGTGGTGGTGGTATAATTCTACCTTCTGCCTACTCTTTTAGTTCATTGTTTCCGTTTTTGTAGATGATGTTACTGATTAACTGGGGTTTTTTGTTATTCTATTTGGCTCAAGTTAATGAACACTAAACCATATTTCTCTCTCTAATTTTACAGAGTACAAAAGGAGGAAGCATTAAAAGTTCGAGTAGCTAAAGATGGTGAAGCTAGTGAAAAGGAGAAGGTAATGCATTTGCTTTGGAATGtattatatttcaaatgtaTAAGCTAGTGAAAAAGAGTAGTTAAAAAGTTCAACAGGGAATCATTATGTTTATTGCTAAATATTACTGGTTTGTATTTGCTTTTGGAATGTATCATATTTCAAATGGGGATATTTGCTTTTGGAATGTATCATATTTCAAATGGGGATTTCATTGTACGTCTACTTATCTAAGCTGTTGTTCTGTATGTCAATTCTTTAAATgtagtttttaagtctaattcaacctCAAAACTAACTTGTAAGTAATATTTACATACATTTATATACTATGATTTGGTCATGTCTTTAATCAATATGGGATTTCCAACCCATTCTATCACACTGAAGACTTGACATCTCAAGCTTGTGACTGTATATTGTGGGTGGTACCATAGCAGGTGGTATGATAAGCCTATGAGAGTTTTGGTAGGATAAACTCTAATACCATTTtagaaagtgaactttaaatttaattcaatctcacaaaactaaagtgtaaagtgaggtttgcatctatttatatactaaaatttgACCCTATTTCTAGTCAAATTAGGGTCTCTTAACAAAAGTGATATATGAACAATGTGATCAATATTGATAACAGCTTTATTGCATTAACATCTGGAGTTTAtatgtaattgttttattattttgttctttcttcaTAGGTTATGCTGGATATTTTCCAGAACGTATTAATTTGcattcatacatatatatatagatacatAGAtacataaatatacatatatagatacatacatatatatatacatacatacatatatctacatacatatatatatgtatgtatgtatgtatgtatatgtatatacatatacacacacacacacacacccttAAATTGGTTCACTTTTATTTGGGGGCTGTGGTTGATTAAGTTTGTAGTGACATGATCAATTTCCTTGTGTGCATAGGAGCCAAGACCATAATGAAAAACTAACATCTGCCTGTCAGTACTATGTCTTCCATCTATTGTAGGGGGACAactgatttttctttcttcctcaatttcagGAACTGACAGCAGAGATATCTGAACTGCAACGTAAAAAAGAAGATCTTGAAGCTGAACTGAAAAAGGTATGACcatattcaactttttttttttgtggtggTGAGAGTGGTAAATGATATTTGCTTGAGAAAATgggtttatttattattttcttcatttctacTCATGCAATGTGATGATTTTTGTAATCTAGTTGTCTGTTTTATATCCTTGCGACTTATGGATTGATATTTGTTGAGGAACCTTGTATTGCCTCTTTTTAACTTTGAACATGTGTAAGATTCTTTGGCCATTGAATGTGAATTTTGTTCTTCAAGTTTACTGCTAATAGCAATAAATGGTTGTTTGTcttattatattgttaaaacGACTCCAACTTTAATATATGGGATGCTGTTGGAGGAGTGGTGACGACTTTcataactaatttataaataactGAAATCTGGCATGAATTGTAGGTTAACACTTCTTTGGCTGCTGCTCAAGCACGACTATGGAATGTGAGGGAAGAGAGAGACCAGTTTGAGGAAGCAAACAATCAGATAGTTGAGCACCTGAAGATAAAGGTTCGAGGTTCTAATTTTCTATTCCACGTATGGTTGAATATTCCTGAATAGCTGAGCATCCAGGTTGTCTGAAATTTTGGTTTGACCTTGATCGACAGGAAGATGAGTTTTCAAAATCCATTAACTCATGTAAGGTTGAAGCAGATGTTATCAAAACCTGGATTAATTTTCTGGAAGATACTTGGGTTCTTCAGCAGTCAAATGCAAAAACTAACGACAAGCTGGTCAAGTATGTAACTGAACTTAAGCAATGATAAATGTTTTTGCTGCCtgtaaaataaactaatttgaGTATGACCCTGGatgtgtatatatttattatattaggaATAATTCCAATTTCACATATACTTAGTTGACTACATCCTTCAACAAGAATTCTATGGGCTATACTTACTCTTATTCTGCCTTTGCTCTTTATTTTTCACGAATTATTATTGACTTATCCTTACATTTTAAAGTGATGAATTGGAGAGACATGAGGACTACTTTGTGAACTTGGCCATTCAACTTCTTACAGCTTACCAGGTACATACTACGCTTTACTGATTCAAATAATGGGTGTATGACCTGGTTTTTGCTTCCCTCCTGGTTTTCCCCCTTAGTAGTATGACCTGCTATGTTGTGTGCAGAAAGAGTTAGAGCCTTCTATTAACCATATTGGAACATTTGTCGTGAACCTCAAGAATTTAAATCAGAGGTAATACCTTTTAAGGGTGTTTTGATTGTAAATTTCTTTGGGAGTACAGTATTTTCTCCATGTTAACAAAAAAGCTTAGATTTTCTTGCTTCAATAAATGAACTGGTATTCAAAtcattgatattttcatttGTCTATAAagtattaagttttaattttaaaaattttcgtATGTGTGCTCTTGTGTGTATGTTTGTGTTGAGGATACAGGTTAGAGATGACACCCAATCCAGATACCGAGGATTCAGAAGGATTAAGTCCAAGGAAAAACCTTGAGGAGGAATATCTGACGTACGAGGCCAAGGTATATATGCATATCACTGGCTCGTTCATCTAGCAGTTTATTTacctattatttttatgataacgttttttttttgttcaagtGTGAATTTGGTTTTTGACTCAGCCTAATGGTAACATGCGATCCGTGTAACTGACCTTGAAGGCAGATCTTCGGCAGTTAAAAAAATGAACTGCACCTTCTCCAGTTGTATCCAATAACCCACGAGTTTTAAAACTgtatttgctttttttttttttttaaataaaaaactttaaacatTTGAATCGTGAGATCTCTTGAACTACACACGCTGCAGATTTAAAATGAACTACAGGGTATCCAATTCGAACTGACTTATCCTAATAGGATAAGACTATCAGTGTTGTGGGCTTGTACTGATTTATCCTAATAGGATAAGACTATCGGTGTTGTGGGCTTGTCTCCTTAAATGAGTTTGATCTTCTGATATCTGTTGTATGCTGCATGCTTTGTTCATGACGAAAACAATGGAGTAGTGATATGATTTGCTTGGATTTGTTGATGGTTTTCTTTCGTTGCTTCAGATTATTACCACTTTCAGTGTTGTGGATACTATGAAACAGCAGTTTTACGCTCAGCATGGGAAAGTTTCCAGGTTGTGTTTTCTTTCTAGATTAACTTTACTGGGTGGCTTTATTAACTGAAGAATTGAACGGTTGGTTGATACAAGTTCAAAATAAATGTGTTGTGTAAATCCAGCTGAAATTTAGAATTTCTCTAACTGGTTTTCACCCAGACTCACCTTTTACAAACCATTTTGTTCTCTCCCTGTGAAAAACATTTTCTCATTTATTGAATAGAAGATTATGGTTGCATCAGACACCTTGTACTGAATTTTTTCCTTTTGCCTTCACTTATTGGTCGCACCAATCCAGGAGCGATGAAGATAGAGTTAAAGAGCTGTTTGAGGCCATTGAAAAGTTACGAACTAAATTTGAGTCTATTGAGAGGCCAATTCTTGATATAGAGAGTCCTGCAAAGGTTGAAACTCCACCTTCTGAGAAAAAGTTGGATGGTGCTCCGTCACTTTCTGCACCAGCTCATGGTGCACAGCTTTCAAAGCCTGAGACGGATGAACAGCCAAAATCATCTTCAGTTAAGGCAGACCAGCTATTAGACCATGCAGCCGAGTTAGCTAAGCTGGAATCTGAGATTGGAAGGGTTAGTGACGAGTATTCGTCAGAAGAAATTGGTGATTGGGAGTTTGATGAGCTTGAAAAAGAATTGGCTAGTTAGGTCAAATCTTATTTATGAGTAATTAAACTTGCTGTTGTATTTTTATAAGGAGGCAAGTTCAAGTATCATAAATTTGTAAGCATGGGTCGGTTGTTAATGAAGCCTCAGTTTGTATCCCgatatcttttaatttgtaaacATTAGAGCATAATTTCTTGATTCTTCTGTAAATTAATGAATATGTAACATGTAGACCAGTCgaaaaattatttgtaacaATCAGTATGGTTACCCTAGAACCGTTACATCGAATGACTGGAAAAGTTCTTAtgtcatattttgtttttggttaGTACCCACCTTGCATTCTTTTATTGGTTGAAAAATTGcaaaattaagttatatatgtaatttttctctAACAAATTTTAGTTAACAGTAGTGTTAAAAAAGTCTGGTAACATTTCTCTTTGAGCTTTCTACATTTATGGCATgtttgaaaaagataaagagaattTAGATAGAAATCAAAGAGTAAAAAATAAGGAATATAATAAGTGTTCCTCCCTTTTTAACAGagttctttattatttttagaagtgGAGTGAAAATTAAACTTTgtactgtatttttttttttaaaatagagctgtttattattattttatcataaaataaaataagaaatatagcAAGTGTTTCTCCTTATTTTATAgtgtttctttattatttatttccttCTAATTTCTCTTCGaaataaacaatgaaaatttgaatgttttatctttttcttgtttttttttctttctatttctaATGAATTTATATGCAAATAAACCTTGTTTCGAATGTGCCTAATGTTCAAAGAACCCTTCTAAGTATAGCCGGAAATTTTTGCCTGTGAACTCTGTACCTAACATGCAAAGCACGGAACATACACCATGTAGCTGCTAGTCAATCTAGTTAATGTGATTCATAAAATCAATTCATGAATCTATCCATGTAAATGCACCGGGTGTATTATTAGCCTTGAGATGGATGTTGCTATATTTGATTAGGCAACAAAGAAATTATTGGCTCAACGAGACAATTTTGGTCCTTTTTTCTCTCAATCTGATGTAACAAAAGTaaagtaatgtttttttttttttctgatagaGATGCAGTTTAATCAATGTTGacattatattataatgtataagtaggtttgagaaaataaatgaaaatgctTGACAACCTAACTTGGCGACAAATTGGGCATGAAAGTAAGGTGGGCATTAGCATAGGTCCTGCATTGACAGAAAGAACCAACCATTTGGTGGTGTTTTGTTAGCATGTTGGCAAATAATAATCTGAAAGAAATTGCACAGAGGGGGAAAAAAGAGGAAAAGTTAGGAGCTTATCGTTTTGCTTGcgactaaaaaatataaaagggaAAAGGATGATAAACTCAAAAGTAGGCAGGAGGAGTGTGTTAAAAGATGATGACAAAGAAACTCTCGAGCTTTGCAGGCATTCCGGCCTCAGTCTCTTCTCCCACCATTGCTTGTCGGGTCATGTGTTGCTCATTCTTCTTCACTCTCTGCATTCACTATAATACTTTATTCACTTACCACACAACTTCATTTTTCAAAGTCAAATTAATAAACACAAAAGAACACACCAATAATTTCAAAAAGATGCCCATGTTTTGCACCCGTGTACAC from the Vigna angularis cultivar LongXiaoDou No.4 chromosome 3, ASM1680809v1, whole genome shotgun sequence genome contains:
- the LOC108326021 gene encoding uncharacterized protein LOC108326021, with product MSWLRSAVSKAVEVGNNNNLTRTVKNYADTVVQQAGQAVAEGAKILQDRIGARNYRSVAETIKRLEDAAISYRGPERVQLLRRWVAVLQEIQKLSEASLAEGKERTLEQHLAVEEAKENPRRPSLVLYYDSDVGGEPLNFRDVFLQSQALEGIALSMIIHAPDEEEVSLLLEMFGLCLTGGKEVHNAIVSSLQDLATAFSSYEDEVLVKREELLQFAQGAITGLKINSDVARIDSEASTLKKKLTEIITSKGSVNKVDFKAAEETTSTLEALKIALAQIRICSKLEALLLKKKNLSNGDSPEVHAQKVDKLKVLTESLANSAVKAEKRILDNRVQKEEALKVRVAKDGEASEKEKELTAEISELQRKKEDLEAELKKVNTSLAAAQARLWNVREERDQFEEANNQIVEHLKIKEDEFSKSINSCKVEADVIKTWINFLEDTWVLQQSNAKTNDKLVNDELERHEDYFVNLAIQLLTAYQKELEPSINHIGTFVVNLKNLNQRLEMTPNPDTEDSEGLSPRKNLEEEYLTYEAKIITTFSVVDTMKQQFYAQHGKVSRSDEDRVKELFEAIEKLRTKFESIERPILDIESPAKVETPPSEKKLDGAPSLSAPAHGAQLSKPETDEQPKSSSVKADQLLDHAAELAKLESEIGRVSDEYSSEEIGDWEFDELEKELAS